GCCATTGAGCAGACCGCCGGCGTGGGTCGCCAGTTCCAGCGTGGGATCGGCGATGCGCACATCGCCGATTTCAAACAGTTTGCCTTGCGTGGCCAGCACCCGGCTCTTGCCGCCGATGCCTTGCGCGGTTTGCACCACGTCGCCGGCGCCGTATTTGGCCACCAGGCCGTGGCGTTCCACGAACGACTGGTTCAGCGTGAGCGAATAGTCGCTGCCGGTGTCGATGGTAAACATCCCGGGCAAGCCATCGAGCTTGGCCGCCACTTGCGGCGTGCGGTCGTGGAAGGTGAGCGGGATGGCCGTGGCCGCGCCGCGATAAACGAAATCCCTGGGATCGTAAAACGTGATCTGGCGCGCCGCATAGTCGATGCGGGTGGGCGTGAGCGACAGCCATTCGTAGCCGATGGTGCCGTCGATGGGCAGGTTGTCGAGCGTGGGGCTGGTAAAGAATGCCTGCTGGTTCAGGGTCAGGCCGGCCAGGCCGATCTGGTTGATGGTGGTGAGCATGCCGCGCTCGCTTTGCGGTCCCATGCCGGACAATACGGCTACGCCCTGCACGGGCAACTGCAAGCGCCGGTGCAGCCTGTTGCTGATGACGTTGCGCGCGCCAGTGTCGAGGATGAAGCGGAATGGTCCCTGGCCGTTCAAAGTCATCGCGACGCAGATGTGCGCCTGGCACGGCTCGAACGGTATCGTTACCGACCGCCGGCCGGCGCCGAAGCCGTCGATGGCAGCCGGCGCCGGCAGCGTGAAGTCGAGTTGCGCGGCAGGGCGGTTCAGCACCATGCTGGTCACGCGCAGCACGTCTTCATCGCGCTGGTCACGACCGTCGCGCGTGCGTTCCTCGAACGGCATGATGACCTTGTCCACCCGGCGGAAATCGCGGTAATCGACGGTGAGCAGTTTGCCATCGACGACTTCCTGGCGCCGCTCCACGCGGCCGGTGGCGGTGTTGATCCAGAAGTCGAACGCTGCGCCGCGCTGCGGCGTCACCTGTACCACGGTGTAATCGACGCCGCCGTGCCGGCGCGGCCCGCGCAGTTCCAGCTTGCTTGCCTTGCCATTGCCGCGCGCGAACCACCAGCCGTACGATTGCCGGCGCAGGTACTGTTCGGGATTGGGCGCAGCGGCGTCGAGCTTTTCCACGCGGCCCATGCGCTGCTGCCAGAAATCGCGCCCGTCCGAGCGCGACATCTGCCGCGCCACTGCCGACGACGGAATCCGCTGCGCGTAACGGCCGCTGACGAAATCAAGGTCGCTGCTGCCGGCTTCCTCGTGATCGTCATTACCCGTATTGCCGCCATTGCCACCATAGCTGCGCACGAACTGCGTCTGCAGCGTGGTGACGGTGCGCCAGGCCTCGCCACCCACGGCCACGCGTGCTTGCGCCATCAATGCCTGTGCAGTGGGCGCCGCCGTGGCGGAGGGCAGGGCGGCAACTGCCAGCCACAGTGCGCCGGCAAGCCGGAAAAGAGTACGGGCAGTCAACGATAAAACTTTCGGTAGAGGACGGGATGAGACATGCATGGTAGCCCAAAAGCACCTCCACGCGTAAGCAACCGCGCGCCTAAATAAAAACGGCCACCGGATCGCTCCGGTGGCCATGTTTTAATACCTAGTCAGCTGGCAAATCGCGATTAACGATCGCCGTAGCTGCGACGGGCGCCGTCGGTGCTGCGCGGGTTGCTACCCTTGTAGCCGCCGCCCGAGCCTTCCTTGCGTGGTGCGTTAGGATTGCTGAAGCTGCGTTGGCCCGGCTTGGCGCCGCCACGGTTGTCGCCTGGTTTCCAGCCGCCTGGACGCGAGGTCGAGCGTGGCGCCATGCCCGATTTCTTTGGCTCGTAGCCCTCGACCACGTTCACCGGGATCAGCTGCTTGGTGAAGCGTTCGATGCGCTTGACGTTCATGCCTTCGGCATGGTTGACCAGCGAGATCGCCCGGCCGTTGCGACCGGCGCGGCCGGTACGGCCGATGCGGTGGACGTAGTCTTCCGGGAACTTCGGCAGATCGTAGTTGAACACGTGGGTGATCGTCGGCACGTCGATACCGCGGGCGGCAACGTCGGTAGCGATCAGGATCTTCACCTGGCCGCGACGCAGGCTGTCGAGCGTGCGGTTACGGGCGCCCTGGTGCATGTCGCCATGCAGTGCGGCAGCCGAGAAGCCGGCGATGTTCAGGCGGTCGGCGATGGTGTCGGCGTCACGCTTGGTGGCGGTGAAAACAACTGCCTGGTCGAGCGACTCGTCGCGCAGCAGGTGGTCCAGCAGGCGGTTCTTGTGCGACAGGTCGTCGACGAAGTGCACCGTCTGGGTGATGTTTTCGTGCTTGTTGGCAGCGCTGATGATCTGGATGACCTGCGGATCCTTGGTGATGCGGCGAGCCATATTGCCCACGACGCCGTCCAGGGTGGCCGAGAACAACATGGTCTGGCGCGTCGATGGGGTCGCTTCAACGATTTTTTCGATGTCGTCGATGAAACCCATGTCCAGCATGCGGTCGGCTTCGTCCAGCACCAGGATTTCCAGTTGCGAGAAGTCGATCTTGCCCGATTCCATGTGGTCGATCAGGCGGCCAGGGGTGGCCACCAGGATTTCAGGATTCTTGGCCAGCAGTTGCATCTGCTTAGGGTAAGGCATGCCGCCCAGGATCGAGACGGCCTTGATACGGCGCAGGTTGACGCTGTACTTGTCGGTGTTGGTGGTCACTTGCAGGGCCAGTTCGCGGGTAGGCGTGAGCACCAGCATTTTTGGCTGGGCGGCCTTGAAGCGCGGACGCTCGCCACGGGCGCGGGCTGCCTGCATTTCCTGGTTAGGCGTTTTGCCGGCAGCTGCCGGCTCGGATGCGAATAAACGGTGCAGCGACGGCAGCATGAATGCTGCGGTCTTGCCGGAACCGGTTTGCGAGGATACCAACAAGTCCTTGCCTGCGATGGCCGCAGGAATAGCCTGCTGCTGAACCGGGGTCGGCGCGGTGTAGCCGGAATCGGTCAGGGCTTTAATGATGGACGTGTTGAGACCAAGTGCTTCAAATGTCATGCTGTTCTTTCGTAAAAATCTGCGTTCACGCTTGAGCGGAACGCGAAATAGCAACGCCTACCAAAACGAAATGACTCAATCAAAATCGAAAGAAATTTCGGCACAAAAGCTTTGCGCCGGGACGGTGTCAGGTGCGACACCAGAGGCGGGAGGGCTTTAGCGACATCAGGATGATGCGCAAGGGCTGCGTAGCTGCTAATAAATCCTGGCTGAACAATCGGCGCCGCTGCTTGATTTGCGACGCGCTCATTGCAGCGCACAAACAGGACTATACAGCAGTTAGGGCGGTCTGTACAGGTGCACAGTATAAACGAGGCCGGGGGCGCTTCGAAAAGCGCCCCCGGCCGGTGCTGCGAACGATTTTTAGAGCAAGATTACAGGTAATCTTCCGCGTTCAGACCCATCACGTGCGAGAAGCCGCCGTCAACGTAGGTGATCTCGCCGGTGATGCCCGAGGCCAGGTCCGACAGCATGAAGGCGGCGGTATTGCCCACTTCGTCGATGGTGACGTTGCGGCGCAGCGGCGCGTGCGACGAGGCAAAGCCGAGCAGCTTGCCGAAGTCCTTGATGCCCGAAGCGGCCAGGGTCTTGATCGGGCCGGCCGAAATGCCGTTGGCGCGGATACCCTTTTTGCCCAGGTTCTCGGCCAGGTAGCGTACCGACGCTTCCAGCGAGGCCTTGGCCAGGCCCATGGTGTTGTAGTACGGGATGGCGCGGATGGCGCCCAGGTACGACAGGGTCAGCAGCGACGAACCTTCTTTGAGCAGCGGCAGGGCAGCCTTGGCCATCGCCGGGAAGCTGTAGGCCGAGATGTCGTGGGCCACGCGGAAGTTCTCGCGGGTCAGGCCGTCGAGGAATTCGCCGGCGATCGCTTCGCGCGGGGCGAAGCCGATGGCGTGGACCAGGCCGTCCAGGTGCGACCAGTTCTTGCCCAGGTCGGCGAACAGCGCGTCGATTTGCTCGTCGCTGCCGACGTCGCAGTCGAACACCAGCTTGCTGTCGAATTCGGCGGCGAATTCGGTGATGCGGTCTTTAAAACGTTCACCAACGTAGGTGAATGCCAGTTCGGCGCCTTCGCGGTGGCAAGCCTTGGCGATACCGTAAGCGATGGAACGGTTCGACAGCAAACCAGTGATGAGGATTTTTTTGCCTTGCAGGAACGCCATAATGACTCCAATTGCGACTGCGCCCCCGTGCTGGCTCAGAGCCTGCAGGGCGACGGCAGTGGGGGGTTGTTTTGTACTGTGTGGTTGGCTATTGCCGGACACGCAAGTCCGAGATTGTAGGGCGTGTCTGCCGCGACTGCAAGAATTCTTCACAGGCCGCGCACCGGCGCGCGGCCTGCTGCCTCAATGTAGCTACTCGGTTGTCGTTAATTAATTGCTTTTTTTGCGGTTCCTGGTTTTGATCGAGTCGCGCGAGACGCGCGCCTTGACCAGCGACACCGGGCCGGACTTGCTGCCGGCATTGGCGCCGGCGCGCTTGTAGCCCGACTTGCTGACAGTGCGCTCGGGCTCGAAGGCCACGGTGGCGTTGTCGGCCACTTCGGGCGCGATGTCGGTGTAAGTGCCGGTGGCGATTTTCGGCACCAGGATGGTGGAGCCGGCTTTCAGCAGCGAACGCTGCGGCAGGTTGTTGGCCTGGCGGATCACGTCCGGCGTGGTGTGGAAGCGCGACGCAAGCGAGCTGATGTTCTCTTTGGCGCTGGTAATCTTGTGCACGGTCCAGGTGGACAATTCCTTGCCCCACTGCGCCAGGTTCAGGTGGAACTTGTCGGCGTTTTCCTTGGGCAGCAGGATCTTGGTCTGTTCGTCGCCGGTGATCACCGGGCGCTTGAATTGCGGGTTCAGGGCCTTGAATTCGTCGATCGACAATTCCGCCAGTTGCGCAGCAATGGTCATGTCGATATCGCTGGTCTTGTCCACCGCCGTAAAGTAGGGCGTGTTGTCGATGATCGGCAGGCTCACCCGGTACTGGCTCGGATTGCCGATGATGTTCTTCATCGCTTGCAGCTTGGGCACGTATTCGCGCGTCTCGGTCGGCATCAGCGGCGACAGGCTCTCGAAATCGGTGGGCTTGCCGGCGGCGCGGTTGCGGGCCACGGCGCGCTGCACCGAGCCTTCGCCCCAGTTGTAGGCGGCCAGCGCCAGTTGCCAGTCGCCGAACATGTCGTTCAGGCGCTGCAGGTAGGTGAGGGCGGCATCGGTCGATTCCATCACGCCACGGCGCTCGTCCTTGAACGCATCCTGCTTGAGGTTGAAGTCGCGGCCGGTGCCCGGCACGAACTGCCACATGCCGGCAGCGTTGGCGCGCGACAGCGCTTGCGGGTTGAAGCCCGATTCGATGAACGGCAGCAGCGCCAGCTCGGTCGGCATGCCGCGCTTTTCCAGTTCGCTCACCACGTAGAACAGGTACAGCGAGGCGCGCGCGCTGGTGCTGGCGATGTGGTCGGGGCGGGTGCTGAGCCAGGTGGTGTGGCGGGTGACCAGTTCGCTGTTCAGGTCAGGGATGGCGTAACCGCTGCGGATGCGGCCCCAGAGATCTTTTTCGTGGTACTCATCATCGGCGCGGGCAGGCTTGCTGGCCTTGAGCGAGACGGCGATGTCGGAGATGGAGGTTTTCGGCAGGGAGGGCAGGGTGCTGAGCGATGCAGCGGCGGCAGTAATGGGTGTCAGGACGTGGGCGTCGTCGAGGTCGTGTTCGAGGGCATGGCTGGCAAACGGCGCCAGCAGGGCCAGGAACGCGGCCAGGGCCGCTGCGGAGTGACAGTTGTTACGGTTGCGTGCTTGCATAGTTTTCCATTGCTGTTGTTGAACCAACATCGAGTGGACCATGAAATAAACGTGGAGTGTACGAAGCTCGTCGATGCGCGTCAAGGATTATGTCAATCACGTGACTTCATTATAAGGAATAGTTGCCGGTAGATAAGGATGTGATCGAAGCAAAATGCATGAAGTATCGGTCGTCTCCAAGAGTGCGTACAATCTCGTCTTTGCATAGTTTGAAACAAGGAATCGCCCCATGAGTACCTCCGCCCCCGCCCTCGATCACGACGCTGTCGTTGCCGACACCGTTCACTGGCTGGAAAAGGCCGTAATTGGCTTGAACCTGTGTCCGTTCGCCAAGGCAGTCCACATCAAGAAACAGGTGCGCTACGTGGTGAGCGAGGCGACCACGCCGGAAGCGCTGCTGGAAAAGCTGATGGAAGAGCTCGAACACCTGGCAGAAGCAGACCCGGCAAAGCTCGACACCACGCTGATCATCCACCCGCATGTGCTGAAAGACTTCGAGGATTACAACGAGTTCCTCGACGTGGCCGATGCCGCGCTGGAAGACATGGACCTCGACGGCATCCTGCAGGTGGCCAGCTTCCACCCGGACTACCAGTTCGCCGACACCGACAAGAACGACATCGAGAACTACACCAACCGCACCCCGTATCCCACCTTGCACCTGCTGCGCGAAGAGAGCATCGACCGCGCGGTGGAAGCGTTCCCGGAAGCGTCCGAGATTTTCGAGAAGAACATGGACACCATCCGCGCGCTGGGCCACGATGGCTGGGACAAGCTGATGGACAAGGCATGAGCGCAGGCAGCAATGACGACCTGCCCGAACGCCCGGACACGCCGTGCGTGGCCGTGTGCTCGACCACGTTCGACGACGTGTGCCGCGGGTGCGGGCGCACCGTGGTCGAAGTGGCGCACTGGGTATCGATGACGGCCGAGCAGAAAGAGCTGGTCTGGCAACGCATCCTGGCGCAGGGCTACCCGCGCCGGAACAAATAAACCGGTATCGCCAGTATCGCCAGTATCAATAGGTACCGATGTAATCCTTCTTGCCCACCTCGACACCGTTATGGCGCAGGATGTCGTACGCGGTGGTGGCGTGGAAGTAGAAGTGCGGCAGCGCGTAGTGGAACAGGTACGTCTGGCCGGTGAAGTGCTTGGTCTTCTCGCCGCTGCCGGTCGTGATCGCACGCGTTTCGCTGCCTTCGATGGCGTCCTGCGGCACGCTGTCGATGTAGGCCAGGGTCTTTTCGATGCGCTGCTTGAGTTCCGCGAACGTTACTTCCTTGTCGTCGTACGATGGCACGTCCAGGCCGCCCAGGCGGGCGGCTGCGCCCTTGGCGAAATCGCAGGCGATCTGCACCTGGCGGGTGAACGGCAGCATGTCCGGGAACAGGCGGTATTGGAGCAGGGCGTTCGGGTCGATCTTCTTGTCGGCGATGTGCGCTTCGGCCTTGCCCAGGATGTTGTGCAGGCTGTTGAGGATCTGCTTGAATGCTGGAATCGAGGCGGAGTAGATCGAAAAAGTGGTCATTGGAGCTTTCCATATGTTGACAGGGAGCCGCGATATTAGCCTGTCGTCACGATTTTTGCTTGCATGGCCGTTTTTTGACGCCGGTTTGCGTGCATAATTCTGAAAGGTAATATTTTGCAACGCTCACCGTGACATTTCCGACGATGCCCAACCCTTTCCTCTTGCGCCATTCGATACCGCTACCTAGTCTGTCCGTGCATGGGTAAGGCCATCGAACGCTTGCGTGTCCGGCTCGGGGCTTTGCGTGGTTTGCCGCGTTCGTCGATCTATGGCGCGCTGCTGGCGGTCGTGTTCGGTGGCCTGGTGGTGCCGGCCGCCATCGGCAGCTACGTGCTGATCGGCGTGCACGAGAAGGAATCGGCGCGCATCGCCCTCAACGAGTCGCTGCAACGCAATGCCGACATCCTGGCGCTGGGCATGCAGGAGTCGCTGTGGAATATGAATGCCGAATCGGCCCATTCGCTGGTCGAATCGGTCATGCGCGACAAATCGGTGGTGCGGGTGGAAGTGGTGGGCCAGGCCGACACCCAGTTCATGCATGTCGATTCCCCGCGTAAGCCCACCAGCAATATCTACCGCGCCGAGCGCGAAATCACCGTGCGCGGCGAGCGCATCGGCCGCATCATGGTCGAGATGGACGACGCCCGCAGCCAGCAGGACTTGCGTGAAAAACAGTGGTCGTACGTGCTGGTGCTGGCCGCCCAATTGATGGTCTCGCTGGTGCTGATCGTGCTGTTCCTCAATGCCCGCCTGATCCGGCCGCTGCGCAAGCTCACCGGCTTTTCCGACCGCCTGGCGCGCGGCGACTTCGATACCCAGCTCACCGTGCGCGGCCGCGACGAGCTGGGCCGCCTGTCGCTGCAACTGGAACAGATGCGGGTGGCGATCAAGCACCTGTTCGAGGATATCGGCCAGCGCGAGGAGCGCTTCCGCACCATCGTCACCCAGGTGCCGGGCGCGGTGTTCCGCTACCGGCCCGACGGCCCGATCGAATTCGTCTCCGACGCCATCGAGGAAATTTCCGGCTATCCGGCCAGGCAGTTCATGCGCGGCACCACCGACAGCTGGACCAACCTGATCGCGCCCGACGACCGCAAGCGCCACCGCCGTACGGTGGCCGACGCGCTTGCCAGCGGCAAGCCCTACCAGATCGAGTACCGCATCATCGATGCCAGCGGCACCGAGCGCTGGCTGGCGGAAAACGGCCAGCCGCAAGCGGGCGACGACCACAACCCGCTGTGGGTGGACGGCATCATGGCCGACATCAGCGAGCGCAAACACAATGAGATGCGCATCGAGGCGCTGCTGGCCGAGCAAAGCGCCATCCTCGACAACGTGATGTTCGGCGTGATGTTCGTGCGTAACCGCCACATCGTTTCGGTCAACCGCCGCTGCGAGGAACTGTTCGGCTATGCGCCCGGCGATATGCTCGGTTCCTCGACCGCGATTCTGTTCCCGACGGCGTTCGATTTCGAGTCGGCCGGCGCGCGCCAGTATCCGTCTTTGTCCGAGGGCAACTACTTCAACGAAGAGCGCCATTACCTGCGCCAGGACGGCAGCTCGTTCTGGTGCATGGTGAGCGGCTATGCGCTCGACCACCGGCGTGCCAACGAGGGCAGCATCTGGGTGTACGCCGACATCACCGAGCGCAAGGAGGCCGAAGAAAAGCTGCGCCTGTCGGCCACCGTGATCGAACACATCGCCGACGGCGTGGTGGTGCTCGATGCACAAGGTACCATCGTTACCGTCAACCCGGCCTTCACCCAGATCACCGGCTACACGGCGGCCGAGGCGATCGGCCGCGACTACATGCTCACGCGCTCGGGCCGCCACGAACAAAGCTTCTACGACGAGTTGTGGCGCGAGCAGGTGGACACCGGCTTCTGGCAGGGGGAGTTGTGGAACCGCCGCAAGAACGGCGACGTTTACCTCGAATGGCTGACGGTCAGCGCGGTACGCGACAGCCGCGGCCGGGCCACGCACCACGTGGGCGTGTTCAGCGACATCACCCGCGCCAAGGAGTCGCAGGACAAGCTCGACCACCTGGCGCACCACGATCCGCTCACCGCGCTGCCCAACCGCCTGCTGTTCAACGACCGCCTGCAGCATGCCTTGCAGCGCGCCACCCGCGACGGCGAACAGCTGGCGCTGCTGTTCATCGACCTCGATCGTTTTAAAAACGTCAACGACACGCTGGGCCACCACATTGGCGACGAGCTGCTCAAGCAGGTTGCGCGCGCGCTGCTCGAGCGCCTGCGCGATGGCGATACGCTGGCGCGCCTGGGCGGCGACGAGTTCATCGTCCTGCTGGAAAACGTGGGCAGCCATTACGGCCCGGCGCACGTGGCCGAAAAGCTGGTGCAGATGTTCGACCAGCCGTTCCAGGTGGCGGGCCACGAATTGTTCGTCACGTGCAGCGTGGGCATCAGCCTGTTCCCCGACGACGCCAGCGACCTCAATATGCTGATCCGCAATGCCGACGTGGCCATGTACCAGGCCAAGGCGCGCGGACGCAACGGCTACAGCTTCTATATGCCGTCGATGACGGGCGAGGGCGTGGAGCGCCTGCGCCTGGAAACCTACCTGCGCCGCTCGATCGAAAAGAACGAGATCTTCCTGACCTACCAGCCGCAGGTGGAAATCGACACCGGCCGCCTGATCGGCGTGGAAGCGCTGGTGCGCTGGAACCACCCGGAGCTGGGACTGGTGCCGCCGGTGCGTTTCATCCCGCTGGCGGAGGACACGGGCTTCATCAACCAGCTCGGCGAATGGGTGCTGCACGAAGCATGCCGGCAGATGAACCGCTGGCAGGAAGCTGGCCTGCATGTTCCCAAGATGGCGGTCAACCTGTCGGCGCGCCAGTTCGAGCGCGGCGGCATCGTCAACCTGGTGGCCGACATCCTGGCCGATACCGGGCTGGCGCCGCAGCGCCTGCAACTGGAAGTGACGGAATCGGTGATCATGAACACCGGCGACGCCATGGTGTTCATCAACGACCTGCACGCGATCGGCGTGGCGCTGGCGATCGACGATTTCGGCACCGGCTATTCGTCGCTGGCATACCTGAAGCAGTTGCCGGTGCAAACGCTCAAGATCGACCGCTCGTTCATCAAGGATATCTCCACCGACGCCAACGACGAGGCGATCGCGATTGCCATCATCCAGCTTGGCAAGAGCATGAACCTGTCGGTGATCGCCGAAGGCGTGGAGACCAAGGAGCAGGCGACCTTCCTGCTGCGCCACGGCTGCCGCCTGGCGCAGGGCTATCTCTACGGCAAGCCGCTGAGTCCGGCAGATTTGCTGGCGCGCTGGCATGTCTAACCTTTCCCGACGACGTTTCCTGTTCGGCGCGGTGTCCGCCGGCGCCGCCGCAGGAGCACTGGTGGTGGGCTGGGGTGTGCTGCCCGCGCGCCAGCGCCTGCATGCGTCAAATCCGCTGCCGCTGACCGACGGCGCCGTGGCGCTCAACGGCTGGGTGGCGGTCGCGCCCGATGGCAGCGTCACCATCGCCATGCCGCGCTGCGAGATGGGGCAAGGTGTACACACCGCCCTGCCGATGCTGGTGGCCGAAGAGATGGACGTGCCGCTGGCCTCGGTGCGGCTGGTGCAGGCGCCGCTGGACGCCATTTTCGGCAACATTGCCATGCTGCAGGACGGCCTGCCGTTCCACCCCGATGACGATGGCGCGCTCCAGGCCGGCACGCGCTGGATCGTGGGCAAGGTGGCGCGCGAGCTGGGCATCGTGATTACCGGCGGCTCGTCGAGCGTCAAGGATGCATGGCTGCCGATGCGCGAAGCCGGCGCCGCCGCGCGCGCCATGCTGGTGACGGCTGCCGCCAGCCAGTGGCGCGCGCAGGTGGCCGATTGCCGCACCGGGAACGGATACGTGCTGCACGCGGACGGGCGCAAGCTGGCCTACGGCGCGCTGGCCGCTGCCGCCGCCACATCGCAGCCAGGCGCGGTGCGCCTCAAGTCACCGCAGGATTTCACGCTGATCGGCCGCGCGCAGCCGCGCCGCGACACGCCGTCGAAAGTCGATGGCAGCGCAGTATTCGGCATCGACGTGCGCCTGCCCGGCATGGCGTACGCAGCGGTGCGGATGGCGCCCGTGATCGGCGGCGTGGTGGCCTCGGTCGATTCGTCGGCCGCGTTGCAGATGCCGGGTGTACTGCGGGTGGTCGATTTTTCCGGCGCCATCGCGCACCTGGCTGGCGCCGGCGCCGGGGTGGCCGTGGTGGCGCGCAGCTGGTGGCAGGCCAAACAGGCCGCGCTGGCGCTGGTGATCACCTGGCGCGACGGCGCTCATGCCGGGCTGTCGAGCGAGGCGGTGTTTGCCGGCTTTGCCGCCAGCCTGGACCGGGAAGCGGGCTACGCCTACCACCAGGCCGGCGATATGGATATCGTCGAGGGCAAGGGTAGCAACGTGGCCAGGACCATCGGCGCCGAGTACCGCGCGCCGTACCTCGCGCATGTGGCCATGGAGCCCATCAACTGCACCGCGCAGGTGAATGATGGCAAGGTGCACCTGTGGGCGCCCACGCAGGCGCCCGGTTTCGCGGTGAAGGCGGCGGCGCAGGCGGCCGGCGTCTCGCCTGAGGCGGTGACGCTGGAGGTGACCTTGCTGGGCGGCGGCTTCGGCCGCCGGCTGGACGTGGACATGGTGGCGCAGGCGGTGGCGATTGCCCGCATGATGGATGGCGTGCCGGTGCAAACCATCTGGTCGCGCGAGGACGATACCGGCCACGACGTCTATCGCCCGGCAGCGCTGGCGCGCTTTTCCGCCACGCTCGACGGCGTGGGCCACGTGCTCGGGTTCGACTGCAAATCGGCCAGCGGGTCGGTGTCGCACCAGTTCTTCAAGCGCAACCTCGGGCTGCCGGCGGCGGGGCCGGACAAGACCACGGCCGAAGGCGCGTTCGACATGCCTTATGAACTGCCCAACCAGCGCATCCGCCACGTGATCGTGGACAGCGCCGTGCCGCTCGGTTACTGGCGCTCGGTGGGCCATTCGCACAACGCGTTTTTCAAGGAGAGCTTCATCGACGAACTGGCGCACGCCGCCGGCCGCGACGAGGTGGCGTTCCGCCGCGCGCTGCTGGCGCGTCATCCGCGCCACCTGGCGGTGCTCGATGCGGCCGTAGCGCGCGCCGGCATCGCGCCCGAAGGCCGCGCGCACGGCGTGGCGCTGCACCAGTCGTTCGGCACCATCGTGGCGCAGGTGGCGCAGGTATCGGTGGAGGGCTCGGAGATCCGGGTGCACCGCGTGGTGTGCGCGATCGATTGCGGCCTGGCGGTCAATCCCAACATCATCGCCCAGCAGGCGGAATCGGGCGTGGTGTTCGGCCTGTCGGCGGCGCTGTTCGGCGCGGTGACCATCAAGGACGGCAAGGTGGAACAGTCGAACTTCCACGACTACCCGGTGGTGCGGCTGAACCAGGCGCCGGTGGTGGACACGATCATCATGGCCAGTGCCGCGCACCCGGAAGGAATGGGCGAGCCGGCCGTGCCGCCGGTGGCGCCAGCCGTGGCCAACGCCGTGTTCAAGTTGACGG
This is a stretch of genomic DNA from Duganella zoogloeoides. It encodes these proteins:
- a CDS encoding bifunctional diguanylate cyclase/phosphodiesterase, which translates into the protein MGKAIERLRVRLGALRGLPRSSIYGALLAVVFGGLVVPAAIGSYVLIGVHEKESARIALNESLQRNADILALGMQESLWNMNAESAHSLVESVMRDKSVVRVEVVGQADTQFMHVDSPRKPTSNIYRAEREITVRGERIGRIMVEMDDARSQQDLREKQWSYVLVLAAQLMVSLVLIVLFLNARLIRPLRKLTGFSDRLARGDFDTQLTVRGRDELGRLSLQLEQMRVAIKHLFEDIGQREERFRTIVTQVPGAVFRYRPDGPIEFVSDAIEEISGYPARQFMRGTTDSWTNLIAPDDRKRHRRTVADALASGKPYQIEYRIIDASGTERWLAENGQPQAGDDHNPLWVDGIMADISERKHNEMRIEALLAEQSAILDNVMFGVMFVRNRHIVSVNRRCEELFGYAPGDMLGSSTAILFPTAFDFESAGARQYPSLSEGNYFNEERHYLRQDGSSFWCMVSGYALDHRRANEGSIWVYADITERKEAEEKLRLSATVIEHIADGVVVLDAQGTIVTVNPAFTQITGYTAAEAIGRDYMLTRSGRHEQSFYDELWREQVDTGFWQGELWNRRKNGDVYLEWLTVSAVRDSRGRATHHVGVFSDITRAKESQDKLDHLAHHDPLTALPNRLLFNDRLQHALQRATRDGEQLALLFIDLDRFKNVNDTLGHHIGDELLKQVARALLERLRDGDTLARLGGDEFIVLLENVGSHYGPAHVAEKLVQMFDQPFQVAGHELFVTCSVGISLFPDDASDLNMLIRNADVAMYQAKARGRNGYSFYMPSMTGEGVERLRLETYLRRSIEKNEIFLTYQPQVEIDTGRLIGVEALVRWNHPELGLVPPVRFIPLAEDTGFINQLGEWVLHEACRQMNRWQEAGLHVPKMAVNLSARQFERGGIVNLVADILADTGLAPQRLQLEVTESVIMNTGDAMVFINDLHAIGVALAIDDFGTGYSSLAYLKQLPVQTLKIDRSFIKDISTDANDEAIAIAIIQLGKSMNLSVIAEGVETKEQATFLLRHGCRLAQGYLYGKPLSPADLLARWHV
- a CDS encoding xanthine dehydrogenase family protein molybdopterin-binding subunit produces the protein MSNLSRRRFLFGAVSAGAAAGALVVGWGVLPARQRLHASNPLPLTDGAVALNGWVAVAPDGSVTIAMPRCEMGQGVHTALPMLVAEEMDVPLASVRLVQAPLDAIFGNIAMLQDGLPFHPDDDGALQAGTRWIVGKVARELGIVITGGSSSVKDAWLPMREAGAAARAMLVTAAASQWRAQVADCRTGNGYVLHADGRKLAYGALAAAAATSQPGAVRLKSPQDFTLIGRAQPRRDTPSKVDGSAVFGIDVRLPGMAYAAVRMAPVIGGVVASVDSSAALQMPGVLRVVDFSGAIAHLAGAGAGVAVVARSWWQAKQAALALVITWRDGAHAGLSSEAVFAGFAASLDREAGYAYHQAGDMDIVEGKGSNVARTIGAEYRAPYLAHVAMEPINCTAQVNDGKVHLWAPTQAPGFAVKAAAQAAGVSPEAVTLEVTLLGGGFGRRLDVDMVAQAVAIARMMDGVPVQTIWSREDDTGHDVYRPAALARFSATLDGVGHVLGFDCKSASGSVSHQFFKRNLGLPAAGPDKTTAEGAFDMPYELPNQRIRHVIVDSAVPLGYWRSVGHSHNAFFKESFIDELAHAAGRDEVAFRRALLARHPRHLAVLDAAVARAGIAPEGRAHGVALHQSFGTIVAQVAQVSVEGSEIRVHRVVCAIDCGLAVNPNIIAQQAESGVVFGLSAALFGAVTIKDGKVEQSNFHDYPVVRLNQAPVVDTIIMASAAHPEGMGEPAVPPVAPAVANAVFKLTGKRLRSLPLTLSI